GTCGCGGCCAAACTCATCCAGGGTGGGGGTGCGGGAGCGCTGGTCCTTGCTGGGCGCGCCACGGCCGGCGGCCACGGGCTGACCGGGCTCCTGGTCCTGGAGCAGGCGCACCTCGCGGCGGGTGCGCTCCAGATCGACTCCCAGCTTCCCCAGGACACGACCCGCCAGACCCTCGCCCTCGCGGATCAGCCCGAGGAGCAGGTGCTCTGTGCCGATGTAGTTGTTGCCCAGCTGCCGGGCTTCGTCGTAGGCTAGGTCGATCACCCGCTTGGCTCTTGGGGTCAGCTGCATCTCCGGCCCCATACGCCCATCGCCGCGTGCCACTTGACGCTCGATCTCGGCGCGAATCCGGCCTAGAGAGACCCCGATCCGATCGAGAATGCGAGCGGCGACGCTGTCATTCTCCTTGACCAGACCGAGCAGAAGATGCTCCGTCGAAACATAGTTCTCGCCCAGGCGCCCTGCTTCTTCCTGTGCGAAGAAAACCACGCGGCGCGCGCGCTCGGTGAATCGTTGCCACATGGACAAGATTGTATCGCACTTGCCCCCCCCCTTGCTCCCTCACCGTTCGGCTAGCGGGGCTCGAACGTCCTGCACGGTAAACGTGCGGCTATAGGGCGTCGTACCTCCGCCGCCTCGCTTCGCTCGGTATATACCGTCGAGGGCTATCCCGTGGGAGCTTCGGGCGGGCTCTGGGCGGCGATAAACTTCTCCAGGCGCTTCTTGGCGTACTCCTCGGCCCAAGTCTCCAGAGTCTCAGTGACTGCGGCGCGTTTTTTCGAGGGCTTCTTGCGTGGGTTGAGGGTGAGTGTCAGGTGGTGCCCAACCTCGTGGAAGAGCGTGTGGGCGAGCTGGAGGATCGCGGCGCGAACAATCAGCTCCTCCGAGGCGCGGGCGTAGTGCGGGGAGTTGGCGATGAGGCGCAGGTGGGCCTGGAGATACAGCTCGATGCGAATCCCCCGGTGATCGCGGATGTAGACCCCCAGCCGCTCCCCGGCGGGGTCGTAGTCGTAGGCGTAGATACCCGTGAGGCGTGCCAAGTGCTCCCGCGGCGTGTGCGCCAGCGCGGCGCGCAGACCAGTCTTGAGCGTGTCGTCGTAGTCCTCTTCGGCTTCCCAGTACAGATGCATTGCGCCTTGGTTGTACCCGGATTTGAAGCCAATACCGCACTTGGGTATCTTAGTGGCAGGAGGTTAGCAAGATGCGAGTTTCTTGGATGGTGGCGGGGACACTGGCGCTGGTGCTGGGAGCGCTGGCGCTACAGGGGAGCCGCAGCCACGATGAGTCAAAGACCAACCCAGAGCGGGAGACCGCAGAGCTCCTGGACTCGCTGGTTCAGCCGCGCTTTCAGGTCACCAATGGCAAAGACTTTGGGATGAGCCGGCTCGCGCCTCGGATCAAGGGGCACGGCCACATGGGAAGGATCGAGCCGGAGAGCGAGGCCGAGAAGCGCATCCTGGCACAAGTCGCGGCCCTGGGCTGTGAGTACCGTCTTGGGTTTGTTCACACGGGCTACCAGCTCAGTCGCTTCACCGCCAAGTCCGTTTCCGCAAAGACCCCGGACTACGAGCCGATCTGGCGCGACAACCAGGATTACATTGCCCACAAGGACGAGAGCCTGACGCCCTACACGGAGCGCATCTTACCCACGGTCGGGCGGCTAGAGCGTGGCGCGAAGATCGACACGCAGCAGGGAGAGTGGCAGGTTTTTCTACGCCCGGTGAAGGCGGAGAAAGAGACCTGCGTTTCGTGCCATGCGGGTGTAAAGACCGGCCAAGTGATGGGCGCGATGGTCTACTTGGTCAAGCGCACTCCGTCCACGGCAGTAGGCGGGCATTGAAAATACCCGTCTAGGCAGATGGGGAGCGTCCCGGGGACGCGCAGAGCACAAGCCATTTCCGCGCCCTCGGGGCGCTCTTTATCTCTTGCCGGGGATTGGAAATCCCCGGCACAACCCCCGGTCTAGCGCTTCGGAACCTTGATGTCGCCGTCCTTGAAGGGCTTGGCGGCTTTCTTGTCCTTGCCGTCTTTACCATCCTTGCCCCCGGAGGGCTTGGCGGCATCGGTGTAGTTGGCGGGGAAGGCATTGAACTGCCGCCAGAGCTCGTACCAGAGCGGGACGGTATCGAGCTGGACCCAGCCAATGGTGTCGATCCCGGGGCGTAGCCGCGCCGACGACGGCCAGGGGGATTCTTTGCCCGCTGCGATGGCCTCGGTGTCCGGCTGAATCCAGACCCGTACGCGTCCCGAGCCATCGTCGGTGGGGTCCATGTTGGTCACGACACCCGCAAAGGTTCCGACTGCTGCCTGGGGGAAGCCCTGAATCTGCACGGCGGGGAAGCCATTGAACTGGAGCCGCGCCTTGCGCCCGACTGTCACCAGCGGCGCATCGAAGCCGGTGAGCACCAGCTCGACCGCTTGGTCTTGCGTCTCCGGCACAATCTCCAAGAGCTCATCGTCTTTCTTGACGGTCTGTCCCGGCCCGACGGTCTTACCGATGCGGGAGACGCGGCCGGTCATCGGGGCGTAGATCTTCTGCTGAGCGACACGCGCCTGCATGTTTTCCCGCTCCAGCTCCGCCTTGGCGATACTGTCGCTGATTGCGGCGAGGCTCTCCTTGACCTGCTGGAGGTTGGCACGCTCGCGGGAGAGGGTCGCCGACGTGTCCGCGTCCACGCGGGACTGCTCAAAGCCAAAGACCGTCACATCGCGCTGCGCCGAGGCGAGTGTCTCCCGGGCGGAGACAACCTGTGCGGTGGCGCGCTGCACGTCGATATCGGCCTGGATGCCGGTGGCCTTGGCAAACTTCAGGTCAGCCTCCGCATTAAGAATCTCTTTCTGGGCGATCTCCACCGCGAGCTTGGACTGCTTGAGCTTCACCTCGGCCGCCACAAAGGCTTGGTCGGCGAGCTCGAACTCCCGCTGGGAGCGCAGGCCGTCTTTGAGCAGGTCCGCGAGGCGGTCGCGCTGGATGCGGTTGACATCGACGGAGACCTTATCGGCCTCGACCGTCTGCTCGGCCTGGCGCAGGCGGTCTTTGGCCTGCGCGACACGCTGGGTTGCCTGTGCGATCCGTTGCTCGGCTTGTTTTGTCGCGACCTGCTTGGTGGCATCCAGGGCTTTCTGGGCGACGATCACATTCTGCCGGGCGACCGCGAGGCGGTTTCTGGCCTGCCCTTGGCGCTCCGACGCCGCGGGGATCTGCGCCCCACGTGAGCTCTCCAGTGATCCGAGCTGCGCCTCGATCTCCGCGATCCGGCGCTCGCCCTCGGCCTTGCGCAGGCGCTGGGCCGCGAGCTGCTGGTCTAGGAGTGCCGTGCGCCGCTGGGAGAGAAACCGGGACTCCGTGTCCTCGATCTCGGCGAGGAGCTGGCCTTTCTGGACGGTCTGCCCCTCCTGCACCTTCCACAGCACCAGCCGCCCTCCGATCTGGGCATCGATGGTCTGGGGGCGGTCCATGACAGTGAAGACCCCCACTTTTCCATTGCCGATCACGGTCTGCTGGAAGGGCGTGAGCTTGAGTACCGCCGCGAGCAGGGTGATGGTCACCAGCAGAGTGACAACAATGCGGCGCTTACCGGGCCGGGTGGGCACTAGGCGCTTGGTGCGCTGGGCAAGCTCCTGCTGCGAGTGAGAAGACGAAGCGGTCATCGCGAGGCTCCTTGTAGCATGCGGCTGAGCAGAGGGAAGAGACGGGCGAACTCACTGCTGGGTGTCGCGGCGAGCGCCTGCGGGCTCCCGCTCTCCACAATCTTGCCCTCTGCAAGAACGTAGACCGTGCTAGCGCGAGTCACCACGGGCCCCTCGTGGGAGATGTCGATAATGGTCCAGGGGTTCTCGGGGGCAAAGAGGCCATCGAGAATCGCGAGCGTGGTGTTCTCATCCAGTCCCGTGAAGGCCTCGTCGAAGATGAGCAGCTCGGGCCTGTCCACAATGGCACGGGCGATCAGCAGGCGCTGCGCCTGGCCGCGGGAGAGGTTGCCACCGCCGGGGACGAGCCGTGTCTGGAGGCCCTCAGGGAGCGCGGCGATCTCCGTGGTGCACTGCGCCAGCTCGATCGCCCAGCGCACCTGCTCCGCCGAGATGCCGGGCCGCCCCATCCGAATGTTCTCCTCGATCGTCCCCTCGAAGATCGCGTCTTCGTCGGACATCACGTTCACCAGCTCACGCAGTCGGCTCAGCGATGCCCCCCGAAGCTCGACCCCATTGATCTCCAGCAGGCCGAACGAGGGTTCCTCTAGCCCGCCGAGGAGCGCCGCGAGGGTGGACTTGCCCGCCCCGCTCGCCCCGACCAGGCTGATACGCTCACCGGGCTCCAGGCTCAGGTTGAGCCCGGATAGCACCTCACGGCCACCGGGGTAGGTAAAGTGCACATCACGCAGGACCACCTGTGCGCCGCCGGTTGCGGAGGAGGGAATCTCGTGCCCGCCCTCGCGCTCGGTCTCCAGGTCGGTGAGGTAGCCGGTCTTATCGAGGCCCGTGAGCAAGTCGTAGAGGGTCTCGGCCTGGCGCAGGAGCTTGTCGGTGGCCTTGACAATATTGGCGACAATGAGCTGTGCGGCGATCAGCTGCCCCAGGGTGAGCTCGCGCTGCACCACCAGGTAGCCCCCGATGGCCAGCACCCCCGCCGTGGCCAGCGCCGAGAAGAGCTGGCTTCCCGCCTCTTGCCGGAAGGTCACCGCAAAGTGCCGACGTCGCTCCCGAAGCCAGGCCGAGACATGGTTTTCAGCGTGAGAGAGCAGGAAATCGGGGTTGCTGTGGAGCTTGAAGCTTCGCTGGCAGCGCGCCAGCTCCTCCAGCCAGCCCGCCAGGTGGTACTTCTCCGCCGACTCTGCCAGGCTCGTGCGGAGCCCGTTGATCCCCAGCGGGAAGATCACAAACCCCACCGTCAGCAAGACCAAGACATCAAAGCCCAGCAGCAGGCCGCTCTTGTCGTAGAAGGCCAGGATGATCAGCCCCACCACGGCCTGAAGCGCCGCCGCGAGGCCGTCGAGGAGGATCTTCGCCAGCGATTTTTGGATCGTCAGGATATCGAAGAAGCGGTTGGCCAGCTCGGGGGCGTAGGTGCCGTAGAGGGCGCGCGATGTGCTGTGGATCAGGTTGCGTGCGATCTTCAGGGCCGAGCGGGCAAAGAGCCGCTGCTGGAGCGTCTCGACCAGCGAGAGCTGCAAGAGCGAGAGCCAGCCCGCCGCGAGCAGACCTAGTAGCACCAGGAGCGAGAGCACGACCAGCGGCTGGACCGTACTGGCCGCCACGGAGTTGACCAGCGACTGGACCGCCAGGGGCATCGCCAGCCCGAGGAGGCCGGTGACAACGGTGTAGACACAGAGGACGCCCAGGTCGCTCTTGTCCTCGCTGAGGAGGGTGAGCAGGCGTGCGGTGGGGGTGGGGTGGTGGTGGTGGGAGCTTGCCATATCTTAAAATCCCATCTGCGCGGCGCGGAAAGCGGCTTGTGCCTGGGCGTACTCGACCTGGATATCGATCACGAGGCTCGCGGCCTCCGCGGTTGCTTGCTCACGCTGGTTGACCAGAAAGAGCGTCCCAAGGCCCGCCTGAAAGAGCTTGAGCTCGCCCTCTTCGACCTTCTTGGTTTTTTCGTACCGCTCCTGGGCCGCGACAAAGCGCTCATGGGCACGCTGGAGGGCGCTGGTGGCATCGCGGACCTCGAGCTCGATCGTCCGCTGGAGCAGCTCGGCCTCACGGGTGAGCTTTTGCTCTTTCTGCCGCGCCTCTTCCCGGCGGCCTTTCGCATCGTTTTGGTAGAGCGGGATCGAGGCGGTGACCCCGAACTTATACGTCCCGCCCACGCCCTTGTCGCCGAGGTCCGTGCCAGGGGAGAAGACAAGATCCACCGATGGTTTCAGGTCGTTCTGGGCCAGGCGGCCGTCGATACGGACGCTCTCGGTCTGTAGGGCGACCAGCTTGAGCTCGGGGCGCTGCTCCTGGGCACGGGCGAGCGCCTCGGGGAGGGCTTGGGGCGCAAGGGGCGTGGGGAGCTCAAGAGCCGTGGGAGCCAGGCTGCGGGGATCGGAGCCGTCCCAGGCGAACTTGCTCAGCTTGAGCGCCGCTTTCTCCACATCGCGCTGGGCCTTGATCTGGTTGGCGCGCCGCCGCTCGACCTCCGCCTCCGCCTCGGTGATCGTGATCGCGGCTTGGAGGCCCTTCTCCAGCTCCTTCTTGAGCCCGGTGGCGCGGAACACCCCAACATCGAGGAGCTTCTGGGCGACCTGGAGCTTCTGCACCGCGCCTGCCCAGTCGAAGTAGGCCTGGGCGGCCTCCAGGAGCGTGCTCTGGCGGAGTCCGGCGACACTCACGGTCGCGGCGGGCTCGGCGAGGCGTGCCTGGGAGAGGCCCGCCGCCTTCTCGTTGATCCCACCGCCCCGCGCCAGCGGGTAGCGCGCATAGAGAAAGTAGCTACCGTCGCTGCCGGTCGCCGAGCTGGGGGACTTCACGGAGCCCGCGTTCCAGGTTCGGCCCGCCGCCAGCTTCAGGCCGTAGGGAGTCGCCACCTCGACACCGAGCTCGTTGCTGGCACCCGCAGCGGCCTTCCCGCGCGACGACGCACTGTTGTAGCGCAGCGACTCCGTGCCAAGGCTGAGCTGGGGATCGAACGCCCCTTCCTTGGCCTGGCGCTTCGCCGAGACCGCGAGGCGCTCCGCCTCCGCGCCGATGAGCTTGGGAAAGCGCTGCTCCACCTGCGCGAGAAACTGATCGAGGGAGAGAGTTGGGGGCTGGGCAGCCGTCACAAGAGCAAGTAGCATCGGATTAAATATACGACAATTTTTTCGTGATAGTTCCCGACTTTTTTGGTCGGTGATTATTTTTTGGGCTCCAGCCGCTCTTGTGCGGTGCGTGCCAGCTTCTCTCCCACACGGTCCTCCGCACGCCGGGCACGGGCGAGCACGGCCTCGTAGCCCCGCCGAGCGGTGCTGGCGTGGCCCTGTTCCTGTGCGAGCTGCGCAAGCCCAAGGGAGGCGTAGGCGAACCACTCGATAGAGACCGCTGTCTCGCCCAGGGTGCAGATGGTCTGGAACTCTCGCTCTGCTAGGGAGAGCTGGCCCTGCGCGAGCCAACATAGCCCTCGGCTCAGGCGCGCCTCGGGGATGGTCACGAGGGGGGCGAGCACGGCAAAGGCGTCCTCCTGCCTACCGCGACGGCGCAGGCACTCGGCGAGAAAGACCCCGCGCTGCTCATTTTCCTCCTGATAGAGCGTGCTCTCCTTGCCCAAGAGCCGCCGTGCCTCTGCCTCCGCCCGCTCCAGATCGCCCTCGTCGATATAGGTCCAAGCGGCGAGCCGTCTTAGGACGGTCTCGGTCTGGGGGTCGCCCAGCCAGCGGAAGCGTGCTGCGGCATCGAGCAAGCAGGCACGCGCCTCCTCGGGGGTATCCTGGCGCATTAAAACACAGCCCTCGAAGAGCGTGGTGCGTGCTCGGTAGGTAGGGTCGAGGATCTCCAGCTCGGGAGCGAGGGCGGCACGGAGACGTAGAGCCTGCCCAAACCAGCGTGTAAACTTGGCAAAGCAGAGCCCATTGACAAGCACTTGCCGCGCCGCCTCTTCGTTGCCCAGGCTCCGGTGACCCTGCGCCGCCGCCAGAATCGCTGCCTCTGCCGCCTCCGGCTGGTCGGTTCGAAAGAGAATTCGCGCAAGCTGGAGCCGCGCATCCGCGACACTCTCGGGCTGGCTCTGGTCTTCGTAGAGGGCGATGGCACGCTCAAAGAGGAGCACGGCATTTTGAGGGTCCCCCTGGAGCTGATGGAGAAAAGCCAGGGCCTTGAGGGTGGTGGGGCGTGCGGGCTCTTTACTGCGTAGCTCTTCGATGCGCCGCTGAGCGCCCTCCAGCTCTTCCGGGAGAGCCGCTAGGAGAGCGGGGTCGGCGCTGCGGCGAACCCGGTTGACATAGCTCTGGAGAAGCTGTACCCCCCCGAGGGGATTTTCCTGAGAGAGGGCGAGCTCAAAGGCTGTCCAGAGCGGCGTGCGCGCCTCGGTGTTTCGTCCCTGAAAGAAGGCCAAGAGGCTGGTGAGATGCAGAAGTGAGCTGGTGGGCGGGGCGAGAGTCGTCGCCTTCACGAGCCACTCCTGTGCGCGGTCGATCGCGCCCAGCTCCAGCTGAAGCCAGGCGACTGCCTCGCCAAGGTCTTGCTGGAGGGTGGGGTTTTGGGTGAGGGTGAGGCCGCGCTTGAGCAACCCCTCGGCTTCCCGGTGCCGGCGGGCATCGTGGAGGTAGGCAGCATGGCTCCAGGCGAGGTGGGCGGCGAGCTCGGTCTCCCCGGCGCTCTCGGCCCAGGCAAACGCGGCGGCACGGTCCTCGGCGCACTCCCAGAGGCGGCGCTCGGCGGCGGGAATCCCTTGGTGGATCTGTCGGAGGGCCTCCTCGGCGAGGCGGGCCTGGTACTGGGCATGACGAATCCGGGCTGCCCTCTCGCGGCTTGGCGCACTTGCCAGACCCTCGGAGGCAAAGTCACGCACGGGCTGAAGAAAGGTCCAGCCGGTCTGGCGGGCGACGAGCAGCGAGGCGTGGTGCAGCGCCTCGAGGATATCGAGGCACTCGTGGCCGGGCTCCAGCACCGCCTCGGCATCGTCGAGGCGAAAGGGCCCCACAAAGACGGAGAGAGCCTCCAGCCCGGCACGCTCCTGGGGCTCCAGCAGGGTACACGAGTCCTCAAGGACAGCCCGGAGGGAGCGCTGGCGCTCGGGGAGGTCTAGGTCCGCGCCAGAGAGAAGGCGCAGGGGGACGGCAAGGCGCTCGAGGAGCTGTGCGGGCGAGAGCAGCGCGACCCGTGCCGCAGCGAGCTCGATGGCGAGCGGGAGCCCGGCAAGCCGCTGGCAGATCGCCGCGATGGTCTCGGACTCGTCGGTGCGTAGCGTGACTCCGACTGCCTCGGCGCGCTCGTAAAAGAGGGCTTGCGCCTCCGTGCTATCCAGGGGCTCTAGGCGCAGCACCCGCTCCCCGCGCAGGCGCAGGGGCTCTCGGCTAGTGACCAAAAACCGGGCGCGCTGGCTGGGCTGGAGTAGCTGGGCCAGCGCATTGCGGAGGCTCGCCAAGACGGGCTCCCCGTTGTCGAGAACCAGCAAGAGCTCCGACTCCTGGACCCGCTCTTGGAGACGGGTCAGGGCATCTGCACCCGCCACGCCCACCGCACGAAAGAGTGCCTCCAAGACCGCCTCGGGCGGTGCGGTGCGCGGCAGGGGAGTCAGGTCCACAAAGACAGCCGAGGGCCAGCCCTGTGTCGCGGCGACCGCGAGCCGGGTCTTGCCGATCCCCCCCATCCCCACGAGCGTGGTGAGCGGAGCGCTCTGCAGGAGCTCCTTGAGCCGCGCCTGCTCCGGGGCGCGGC
This genomic interval from Armatimonas rosea contains the following:
- a CDS encoding HlyD family secretion protein, yielding MTASSSHSQQELAQRTKRLVPTRPGKRRIVVTLLVTITLLAAVLKLTPFQQTVIGNGKVGVFTVMDRPQTIDAQIGGRLVLWKVQEGQTVQKGQLLAEIEDTESRFLSQRRTALLDQQLAAQRLRKAEGERRIAEIEAQLGSLESSRGAQIPAASERQGQARNRLAVARQNVIVAQKALDATKQVATKQAEQRIAQATQRVAQAKDRLRQAEQTVEADKVSVDVNRIQRDRLADLLKDGLRSQREFELADQAFVAAEVKLKQSKLAVEIAQKEILNAEADLKFAKATGIQADIDVQRATAQVVSARETLASAQRDVTVFGFEQSRVDADTSATLSRERANLQQVKESLAAISDSIAKAELERENMQARVAQQKIYAPMTGRVSRIGKTVGPGQTVKKDDELLEIVPETQDQAVELVLTGFDAPLVTVGRKARLQFNGFPAVQIQGFPQAAVGTFAGVVTNMDPTDDGSGRVRVWIQPDTEAIAAGKESPWPSSARLRPGIDTIGWVQLDTVPLWYELWRQFNAFPANYTDAAKPSGGKDGKDGKDKKAAKPFKDGDIKVPKR
- a CDS encoding peptidase domain-containing ABC transporter produces the protein MASSHHHHPTPTARLLTLLSEDKSDLGVLCVYTVVTGLLGLAMPLAVQSLVNSVAASTVQPLVVLSLLVLLGLLAAGWLSLLQLSLVETLQQRLFARSALKIARNLIHSTSRALYGTYAPELANRFFDILTIQKSLAKILLDGLAAALQAVVGLIILAFYDKSGLLLGFDVLVLLTVGFVIFPLGINGLRTSLAESAEKYHLAGWLEELARCQRSFKLHSNPDFLLSHAENHVSAWLRERRRHFAVTFRQEAGSQLFSALATAGVLAIGGYLVVQRELTLGQLIAAQLIVANIVKATDKLLRQAETLYDLLTGLDKTGYLTDLETEREGGHEIPSSATGGAQVVLRDVHFTYPGGREVLSGLNLSLEPGERISLVGASGAGKSTLAALLGGLEEPSFGLLEINGVELRGASLSRLRELVNVMSDEDAIFEGTIEENIRMGRPGISAEQVRWAIELAQCTTEIAALPEGLQTRLVPGGGNLSRGQAQRLLIARAIVDRPELLIFDEAFTGLDENTTLAILDGLFAPENPWTIIDISHEGPVVTRASTVYVLAEGKIVESGSPQALAATPSSEFARLFPLLSRMLQGASR
- a CDS encoding TolC family protein, whose protein sequence is MLLALVTAAQPPTLSLDQFLAQVEQRFPKLIGAEAERLAVSAKRQAKEGAFDPQLSLGTESLRYNSASSRGKAAAGASNELGVEVATPYGLKLAAGRTWNAGSVKSPSSATGSDGSYFLYARYPLARGGGINEKAAGLSQARLAEPAATVSVAGLRQSTLLEAAQAYFDWAGAVQKLQVAQKLLDVGVFRATGLKKELEKGLQAAITITEAEAEVERRRANQIKAQRDVEKAALKLSKFAWDGSDPRSLAPTALELPTPLAPQALPEALARAQEQRPELKLVALQTESVRIDGRLAQNDLKPSVDLVFSPGTDLGDKGVGGTYKFGVTASIPLYQNDAKGRREEARQKEQKLTREAELLQRTIELEVRDATSALQRAHERFVAAQERYEKTKKVEEGELKLFQAGLGTLFLVNQREQATAEAASLVIDIQVEYAQAQAAFRAAQMGF
- a CDS encoding BTAD domain-containing putative transcriptional regulator, giving the protein MPESLSLRFFGPPQVSVQGEPLPRLRSRKGLQLLALLALRNGAAVERDFLIGTLWPESDGPAGQESLRKTLGDLRTALGSESERLSTPRRGTLQLSLAGEVFCDTVAFDAAITRWEKSGDLVQAEWAASLYRGPFLEGSPEDWVLRERQLREENAQAVLELLARRALESGDTTRALALGRRAEKIDPLRESVQRLLYQALTDGGDYPAALRAFRDFRVRLHEATHLGPDPQTLSLLQTLASTPRRLPQPALAHSEVSTAPTTSAGLRHFPHFFTPLRGRAPEQARLKELLQSAPLTTLVGMGGIGKTRLAVAATQGWPSAVFVDLTPLPRTAPPEAVLEALFRAVGVAGADALTRLQERVQESELLLVLDNGEPVLASLRNALAQLLQPSQRARFLVTSREPLRLRGERVLRLEPLDSTEAQALFYERAEAVGVTLRTDESETIAAICQRLAGLPLAIELAAARVALLSPAQLLERLAVPLRLLSGADLDLPERQRSLRAVLEDSCTLLEPQERAGLEALSVFVGPFRLDDAEAVLEPGHECLDILEALHHASLLVARQTGWTFLQPVRDFASEGLASAPSRERAARIRHAQYQARLAEEALRQIHQGIPAAERRLWECAEDRAAAFAWAESAGETELAAHLAWSHAAYLHDARRHREAEGLLKRGLTLTQNPTLQQDLGEAVAWLQLELGAIDRAQEWLVKATTLAPPTSSLLHLTSLLAFFQGRNTEARTPLWTAFELALSQENPLGGVQLLQSYVNRVRRSADPALLAALPEELEGAQRRIEELRSKEPARPTTLKALAFLHQLQGDPQNAVLLFERAIALYEDQSQPESVADARLQLARILFRTDQPEAAEAAILAAAQGHRSLGNEEAARQVLVNGLCFAKFTRWFGQALRLRAALAPELEILDPTYRARTTLFEGCVLMRQDTPEEARACLLDAAARFRWLGDPQTETVLRRLAAWTYIDEGDLERAEAEARRLLGKESTLYQEENEQRGVFLAECLRRRGRQEDAFAVLAPLVTIPEARLSRGLCWLAQGQLSLAEREFQTICTLGETAVSIEWFAYASLGLAQLAQEQGHASTARRGYEAVLARARRAEDRVGEKLARTAQERLEPKK